The window gtaaatattaaagaaaatgtatgttttccgaaaagaaaatttacaaagaatgttgaaatattcggagttttcattaaaaaaaaaaaaaaaagaagaacaaagaGCTGCGTTCATACTAAGAAGCCTTttcacctacatgacaaagATGACATGCAGGTCTTTCTTGACATACCTTATAGCTAACCTGTTagcatgtctgcatgtgttgctttacaaaataatcaaagttgcatcctttcattttcttcCATGTGGCCTTTGTAGGCAAAAGTGCACATCAGCGGTTCTCAAACAAACACCAAAATATatccatatatattttttgctacCTTTGCTTTCCATCACGGTTTGACTTCGAGCATGTGGTTTGTACTCTCAAGTAACATATAATATTTCAGGAAAGAGATACACTTAATTTTGAATCGGTTTCAACAAACTTCTGGTggggaaatgtgcattaatACCAGTATTCATCTCAATAAATGCAGAGTTATTTAATTTAATCAATTCAGTTCAGACCAATTGAGACCTCAGGACGTTTTTGCCGTTAATTTGCTGATTAGAGTGTGAACGTTACCGAGACTGTGTGCCACCACCGGTACGAGAGTTCATCTTTGTAACAGTGCAGTAAATGCATGCTAACCTCGTTCCAGACCGAGAAGAGCCTGTACCTGGTAACTGAACCCGTAACACCCTTGGCCGTGCAACTGAAGGACAGTCCCGGTGAACTGGAAGTCTCTTGGGGTCTGCACCAGATAGTGGTGAGCCGCCTGTCGTTTTTGCCTCGCCACCGACTGATACTCCAACCCCCCCTCACCTTGTCCTCCTCTTTCAGAAAGCTCTGAGTTTCCTGGTGAATGATTGCCACCTGCTCCATAACAACCTGGGCCTGTGGGCCGTCTTTGTGGATCGAGCTGGAGAGTGGAAGCTTGGGGCTCTGGACCATGTCGCCCCAGAGCAGGGTGACCCAAGCGGGGCCTCGCTCCCGGCCCCCAAGGCTGTTTACCCAGACATGGAGAAGTACGAGCCGCCAGAGGCGGCGAGTTGCAGTGGAGAGAAATGGTGAGACACGGCATGACGAGATTGAGTCCACAACCCGTCTATGTCGACcagctcatcaagtcctgggccaccgtgttcttcttgctaaaaagtgcccgcttaagtagACTGCTTTGGGTGGCATAAAATGGAAAATCGATTGATTTATGTCGATGAGTAGTAGTATTGTCAACTTCCTGTTTCGTTACGCAGCATTAAAACGGGCATACACAGGCTTCCTATTCAAATTAAGCTTCAAACTAAAAGCATGgtagtattaacctggattctaccacagcagcTAACTAActaattttcttttttagatTGTCAGCCGTGGGAAGAAAGATACGCGCATGTACATACACGTACATAtggtagaaccttggttagcatcatgatTTTATGCCAAATTTGTTCcagtaagaaataatgtaaatcaaattaatttgttccagaaaaccaaaaatgttaacacaaaacatgtttttatagttgtacatgcagaaaatagtttgaaatgcatacaaatacatatcaatgatgaatgaaagggatcatTTTTGCCTTGACTGAAGACAGTGTGGCCGCAAAAGCAACACCTCCCTCTTCaacgccaccttcctgttttgccacgaGTTGTTTCTTGGACTccataatgtttctcacctcaataacccaaaatggagccaaagtgccagcattttggcaaagaaggcgagaaacactattgaggaAGACGGTGTCCGTGATGTGTCTtgttgccacatcgtgtctttgggaacagtcacgtctttaATGAAAGTACAAATAacctttaaatgttaatttcttcGTTAGTTCATTCGTCATTAATGTGCATTTAGaagtgttttttatatatatatatatatacatatatatatatatatatatgcattaaacacttataaatatgtatataaaaaatgtgtgtgtgtgtgtgtgtgtgtgtgtgtgtgtgtgtgtgtatatatatatatatatatatatatatatatatatatatacacacacacacacacacacacacgtgtgtgtatgtatatatgtgtgtatatgtatatgtatatatataaacaatgtacagtagacgctcctacaacgtaaataatccgttctgagaaccttttatgttatagggattttatgttatacgaagcgtaaaatacatgtaaatagcctaatctgttccaagatcttcccaaactcaccccttggcacttcaaaatattcaaagtccaccaaatatggtgggaaaatataagaaaacgttatcataaacatagtacagtaatattccaatataaaataaggtaataaataagattactgtaaatgaataaaactgaaaaacaaaaacaatcctaccgttcacgagatgtcttgatcaggagcgcaagtggaggcaggaaggaggaggactagcctgagtcgaaacgcgactcaaagagtctaagagtcagctggtctctcagacaaacgcacacgcactacactataatgctgtgtgcaaaattttaatttgtaacttaacttaattgtttaagttggtttcagggggactacgaagaggaagggaggttgaagggagaagcctgtctcacacaaactcactatgtgctgtataagtcagccaatgagatgagcgtaggcggtgccccgataatcagccaatgagatgagagcagaggcggtgccccgataatctgccaatgagagtgtgatgcgtcagaaggcgtcacctagtgttagtctgaacttgcaccaacttgaggcattaataaagttgattggaaaaaaaaaagacttgcactgacttgacgctttatgttatatggaatttcttctgtaatacgaagcaaaaactttacataaatcatttatgttcagtggaatttatgtaaaagaaggtttatgttatgcgaggtactactgtaaaaAAACTGCCTGATGTTCcaaaaaccttttattatttatcgCCTTTTATGTCTGGTGAAAGTGACAAGTAAAGGTGCACACAATGGCTAGCTTCAGTTTTGATTTTGGTCATGTTGAGAACCGCTTACGTCCACGTGCAAGCcaagaaaaatacatacagtataaaatcAGACCAAATATTgtatacagtggcacctcggttaacgtccgccctgATTAGCATGTCTTTTGGTTAACATACAAAGTTTTTGGTAAAATTTTGCTTTGCCGTCCAGGTTGTTTAAGCCGCCATCTTGTATCGCGCACCCAAGATGCGATTGTGCAATGCGTTTTGGCCCGCAGGCGTCGTTTTAGGGCAACAGTGTTTGTTTAAGAGAGAGAGCTACACGACGTAACAAAACACATGGatcacacaaaagagaaaggagaTTGGCtgtaccgagacaagggtgcaggACCTCCCGATTTTACGGCTTAAAAGAGAAGACGGTCGTCATTTCAGAgttacacacatacatgcatacatatctACTCGCTATCAACCCGGCGGAGCATCGAGGGTGACACTTatttctgcttccaacaacaaacataagcattcaaacttaaCATAGCATGGTCGCGGCAGTCAAACGTAGCACACATCACCAGACACCTTATAGGGCATCCTCGCCGGTGCACTTCCGTGACGTccctactgtttttttttgtttttccattatCTGTATTAAAcagcaaggtacatgtttattggttctagaacgttgatatttagtttgatatattttttatttacatttttgcaaactgtggttgcagcagaataatgtgtttattttgtgtttttgccaacaaaactaggtacaagtgatgttaaatgttcactcaaatgtttcatttgtcgtcattttctgcatgtaaaactataattattgtctataaaatgtgttttgtgttaacatgtttgggtgtctggaactgattaattgaatttacattattttctatgggaaaatttgctttggttagagtccgttttgatttgagtcagaccttctggaacggcttagtgacgctaaccaaggcaccactgtacatctttgtggggtttttttttgcagggcAGGGGAGGTGTGGCGGTTAGGCTGTCTGGTGTGGGAGGTGTTCAACGGGCCACTCAATCGCACGTCTTCTCTTCGTTCACTGGGGAAGGTGAGTCTCTCTGGCAATTTTCTGGAACATCACATCATCACCACCATGCGTGTTTTCCATTTTAACTGATGGTAAAATCCACAGTGCACTGTGGCAGTCAGAACGCCACCATGTCAGTTTGCCTTCTGGTTCTGTCTGTGCCCACAGATCCCCAAGGCCCTCGTCCCTCACTACTGCGAGCTGGTGGGTGCCAACCCTCGGTCACGGCCCAATCCGGCTCGCTTCCTTCAGAACTGCAGAAGCCCCGGGGGGTTCCTCTGCAACAGCTTTGTGGAGAGCAACCTCTTCCTGGAAGAGATCCAGGTCCGCTTTCTCACATAAGGACACAAAGATTCATGTAAAACAGATGAAATGACTTCATCTTTCATGCAATAACAGGACATCCTCCGACAAAACCCCAGCAATCTTCAATTCGGTTTTATCTCCTCAGCTTGCGGTCTTACTGTCATCGTTTTATATAGTAACAGCAGGATGCCGTCTCTAAATCCTCCTCAGATCAAGGAAGCGGCTGAGAAGCAGCAGTTCTTCCAGGACCTAAGCGACAATCTGGACTCCTTCCCAGAGAACTTCTGTAAGCACAAGGTCCTCCCTCAGCTGCTCACCGCCTTTGAGTTTGGGAATGCCGGCGCTGTAGTCCTGACGCCACTTTTCAAGGTCAGTCCTTTAGAATGCAGCCGTCCCTCGACACttcgcggtttgaattttgcagcttcactcttttacgttttttttttttttaaataaattattaaaacattattattaccgTTTTATAGGCACTGCCTGTAGAACTGACATGGCATCTGTACAGCTGAAGGTGTTAGTTTGAAAATGTGCTCAATTAAGCCATGAATTGTGGGTTTATGAAATATGGGAAGCAAAATAATATTCAAACAGCACTACGACCAGAGCGGCGTTTTTAAGATTGCGCTGATCCGCCACCATTCCCTGATCTGGGAGAGACCTGTAAGAGATTGAAATTTTCAGGTTGGGATTGGCTCACTTCGAGCCGagcatcaggaataaaatgcaatattaatTGGGCCAATGTTAGCAGGTTTCGTGTAAATTTTTTTAACccaaagtttgcccacccctgatttATAGACTAAACACGCTGAGCCCCACTTtcgataatttttttttttttttaaacatgcattCTATAACTGAGTccagtaaaatatgaaaacaataaagacatcattaaaaaatgaaaaaagacagttgtCGTCCTCGCTCTACTGGCGGTGACTACTCTTTTCTGACTCGTCATAATGCTCCAAAATAACTACTTGCTTGTTTTGTGTAAAATATACGGGCTGGGATTGCACCATTTTTGCACGGATATATGTGCAAAAATGACGCCAGAGCTCAAAccgaatcaacagcgcctctgctggttgtccCTAAGTACTACACTCCATTTGCTGCAGTTGTtttaatacataataaacaaTACCAAATCAGTACCACACGATCGACCACATTTTGAACAAGCATTTAATGGTCAAGTCAGGCACCTGGTACTTTCTGCAGCTGAGTAAATAATTGCCCCAACCACAATATGGCATAATATACTGTTAGAtatgtatgcacacacacacacacacacacacacacacacacacacacacacacacacacactccctgtTAGTCTGGATTGCATAATGTAAGGAATGTTTCAACTCAGCTTGTCTAAAAATTGTCCGCCAGGTGGGTAAGTTCCTGTCCGCAGAGGAATACCAACAGAAGATCATCCCGGTCATCGTCAAGATGTTTTCCTCCACAGACCGGGCCATGAGGATACGACTGCTCCAGCAGGTGCTGGATTTTCAAAAGTTGTTACTttttagaaaacaaaacagccaAAGGGTTATTGTCAGATCCATtgtaccccccaaaaaacacatttgtatgcTCCCATTTGCTTCCTAGATGGAGCAGTTCATTCAGTACCTTAATGAGGCCGCAGTGAATTCCCAGATTTTCCCTCATGTTGTCCACGGCTTTACTGACACCAACCCTGCCATCAGAGAACAAACTGTTAAGGTATGTGCACTCAAACGCAACCAAAAGATAACCTTACAGTCTACACACGTCTggctgatgctgctgctgcttcctccactctctctctctgctcagTCGATGTTGCTGCTGGCTCCCAAACTGAACGAGAGCAACTTGAACCAGGAGCTGATGCGCCACTTTGCCAGGCTGCAGGCCAGGGACGAGCAGGGCCCGATCCGATGCAACACCACCGTCTGCCTGGGCAAGATCGCCTTCTACCTCAACGCCGGGGTAAGCCCAAATAGAGAAGAATGCAGTTGAACAGTTATAACAGAAACGTGCTAGACGTTTTACTGTTAACAGCAGTCACTCGCATGATTTGTTTTGTTAGTACAGTACGGTATGCTTGTACAGCAGGGGAGTCCAGACTCttccaacgagggccacattgtgaaaaatgaaaggatgcaacttcgcCACTTTGATACTTCGTAAAGATACGCCAAGTATGCCaagaagttatgtatatttcagcATCTCAGCTTGGTCATATAGgcgaaaaagcccattattagcatgaacttcactctttgcgctttttttcccctttttttgctattcttttttgttaacatttttgagaatacaacattgtaacaacatttttaggtcagaaaagaggaaaagcataataggtcccctttaacatggaatcctatatcacggaaattaatttatcacagttgggtctgcaaccaattaactactataaatgagggaagtctgtatttcttttttttttttttttttaaatctgggaAAACGACACAAACGACATGCATATGTGTGGGCAGGACGATCATTcatgaaaatgtctttgcaCGCTGCTTGCTCCTTTTTATGCAGCCAATTCTTGACGATCAGTCTTGCTCTGTAAAATAGACAATTTGTTGGCGAGCAGGACAACACCCCACTAAAGGAAGAAGTCCGGTCCCTGGTTCTTTTTGATTTGAACAACTTAGTCGAATTGCCCTGACCTAATCCTGTCCTTCACAGACCCGACAGCGAGTTCTGATTTCTGCCTTCTCTCGAGCAACAAAAGACTCCTTTGCGGCGTCGCGCTCCGCCGGCGTACTCGGCTTTGCCGCCACACACAACTACTACAGCCTGACGGAGATTGCCGCCCGTATTTTGCCTACGCTCTGTGCCATTACCGTGGACCCTGACAAAAGCGTGAGGGAGCAGGTACTCTATACACGCTGGGTTCGACCTTAGCTTTCACATCattgtttgttattgttatgtgTTATTCTGCTGCTCTGCCAGGCCTTCAAAGCCATCAGGAGTTTTCTCTCCAAGCTGGAAACTGTGTCCGAAGATCCAACCAAGCTGTCTGACATAGGTACTGAACAGCTGCCTTctacttttttgtctcactcacttGTGAGCAGAAACACTTAAGTGATGTTGGCTCATATCCAGTAGTCTCTCTCAACATACTGTTATGGGTTTCTCATAGTGTAGCTGCCTACAATCATAGAAACAGCAATTATCCACCACTACACACtacaaccacagtaataaacTTATTATATTTAGACATCTCTAACAATTACAATCTTTGTAAAGCCAAAATTCCAAACTTTTGTCCAGTaagccctcatttatcacggttaattgattccagacccgactccAATGCAAGTGAATAGCCATGAAGCAGTATTCCTTCTTTATAGATGGACTTTATTCaaagttatagcatagaaaacctctttacgattttctaaatacattttttaacattattagagctgtcCAGACATGCAGtaacacccacatagtcaccttcacactcctattaacaATATACTACATAGAGCAaatcagaaaataagccatttaagacggtTCAGCTTGGAGGGGAGCAGAATCGGTGGCGAACAGGAAacgacgtcgggggttcagcgttgaattttagcttgttgtgggctgtgcccgcaacagtaacccgtgttattattatggtgattattatttttatgttattattgtgcctgttgtgagatcatgtAAACCTGCAATACAGGTAATTGGATGCatacccgaccgcgataagtgaattaccacaaagtagcattcaatattaataaatggaatatttttgtagtcaagagcatagaaaacctgtttatgactttccaaatgcgggttttaacattattggagtcCTTGTAAATCTAAAATAACTACCATATTGTCACggttacactcctgttattctttgtttacaccacattgcgcaacaccaatgcacaggctacgggatcactgcagggacataagagatggctgCCGCTCATGgcatgttacaactttttttctcataatattttgactttattcttgtaaaattactgtactgctaatttctccatttttgctgctgctgctgctgctgctgttcattgatatttttagaatgtgccccggctacaaatggcccccaggccaccctttggacacccctggcttttactatttttgtattttagttcatttagccattttaatgcttgaaaatgattaatttgggCAAAgcatatgtacaatttgcttgaatatgcattttttggacttttggaCAGGTTGTAGTTCTACCACGAAATAGCgatcattttttaattcatttttgaaagtcTGCAAGAGTGTGATGTaccgagggacgactggattGGATGGAGATGCTCTGGTCTTCCTAATTTTTTGGCCAGTGAGTTGATGTCACTGGTCGCTCTCGCTGATAACGACTTTATACACGTTTTCCGTTGCTTAGAAAAGGATGTTGGCTCGTGTGCTCAGCCTGCCGGCACCTCTTCCGGGTGGACCGGCTGGGCTGTGACCGGCATGTCCTCGCTGACTTCCAAGTTGATCCGCAACACACCAGGGACAGAAGGAGGTGCGGTAGCTGAGCGCAGCGGGACTTCCAGTGCCAGGGGTGGCGCGGGTACAGCTCCAAGTAAGCAATGGATGACTGATGGCGTGAATGAATTTCTACACAGCGAGCAGCGCTCTTGGTGGCGGAAGTTGCAAAAGACTCAGGCAGTGTGAGTCGCTTGGTACACGACCTAAACGTGTATTTATCGTGTCTCAGGTTCTGTAGAAAAAAGCCCCCATGACCCCATGACCACCAGTGCTGCCTCAAACTCAGTGGACCAATCACAGGCTCTCCATGTGACGGACAATGAGGAGGAGCCAGGAGAGCGCTGGGATGACGAGGAGGATTGGGGGAGTTTAGAGGTAGCTAGAACCTTCCGTGTGTACATgcagtacctcacaaaagtaAGTTCACCCCTCATTTCAGCATTTGATTACATCTGGAGGGACAGTACTGTAGAACACAAACCCAGGTAGACTTTAAAGTAGTCTGTGtatagcttgtatagcagtagaGAGAGTCTGGTATTTCTCTGAAACTTACCTAAGTTCTACTGCTGGTTACTGGAGaacaaaaaaaggtagaaacaaatgtgtttgcttttctgatgaaagatgggagtctaatctttctttgggTAGGTTCCATGCTTATGTagccataaaacacaatattctgtgtgccatgaaaaatgattcaaaatggtgtaaaatggcTGCTACTGAAGGCTGGGATTGAAGGAGTTAACACAaagtaacacaaagctgagataccatttattttcatgaatACTGTATACGTAACTActggacaaaatatcaaagttgcatcctttcctttGTCTCTATGTGTCCCTCGTGTGTTGACTGATTGTCAGTGCATGGtaatatacaagctgtacacagatTCCTCCTGAAGATAGGCGGTACTGTTgtataaaatgcttgctgaaatgtgagggttgtACTCATTTGTGTTGGAAAAATTCTGATTTGGAAAGGTCATGACCTGTTGTTGTTCCCCCCCCAACAAGCAAAGTGAGAAGGATGACTGGAACACTGACTGGTCAGGAATGACACCCAAGAAGAACGGCAGTGATGGAGGAGTACGTTTCCTTTTAATATGTCTTCAATGGCTTTTGGACTGAAACTAGCCcgctaatatactgtatctgcCATGATATAACCCATGTAGGCGGGCCGGTCGGCGACCACCATGGCGGGGGAAAAGCAGATTTCGAACTGGAGCAGTTCAGGCTGGGACGCAGACGACAGCTGGTCCAACGAGAAAGAAGGCCAAGGCCAGAGTTCGGCCGGCGAGGAGGGCTGGGGCAACGACTGGGCCGAGGAGGAGACGGACACGGCCACCGCCTCTCTGCCTGAGGGGGTCCGGTTAGCCAGCGAGTACAACTGGGACAGCGGCAGTGCAAACAAAGCGGCCAATCAAAACGACCTGTTTGCGTCTGTGGTGCAGAGAAACACGACGGTGAGGATGGAGGAGGGAGACGTGCAAAAGATCAGAAATCCGgcttaacatttaaaataatgtcattttagtagcatagagttttttttaagttgtaatattatgataaacaaacgaaacaaagtaaagttggtgtttttggaaaactagattggggaaaaattttaatataggaataaagtcataatattataagaaggaaatattcaagaagaacagcagaaatggaaaaaactacaGTGACTTTATTAGAATATTGTCAAAACGTGAAGAGGAAAACgtatttgtaattttacaagaataacttcataatatcaggaaaaataatgtcattctggtagcatagagttgaaatattaaagaaaacatgatttttttaaagttgtaatattatgataaacaaacaaaacaaagtgaagTTGGTGTTTTGGGAAaactaggttggggaaaaagttataatatgagaacaaagtcaaaatattataagaagaaaatatacaagtaaGCTCAAATAGTTGGaagatgaattaaaaaataacaaaaaaaaccccagcagaaatggcaaaaactactgtaattttatttgaataaagtcaaaatgtgaagaggaaaaagttgtattctaacgataaagtccaaattttactagaataactccataatatgaggaaaaataatgtcattttagtagcatagagttgtagtgctttttttttttttttttttttttaagtcgtagtattatgaaaaacaaaaaataaagttgtctttttaaattaggttggggaaaaagttataatattatgggaatcaagtcaatgttactgtacaagaaaaaagctgaaatagattgaaaattattattattattttttttaaaaacaacagaaatgggaaaaaaactgaaGTCAAACtgtgaagagaaaaagttgtagtctaacaataaaaaaggcttcttgagacgtcatctgtacttctgtgtagaaggtgtcggacgtttcgctcctcatccgaagagcttcgtcagcaaactaataagtgctggtagcttaggccttaaatacagtaagtattactgtatttaaggcctaataagtgctggtagcttaggccttaaatacagtaagtattactgtatttaaggcctaagctaccagcacttattagtttgctgacgaagctcttcggatgaggagcgaaacgtccgacaccttctacacagaagtacagatgacgtctcaagaagccttttcctcgatggacaactcctgtacgactgagagcctacacagacgtaacaataaaaaagttacaattttacaataataacttCATAAtaggaggaaaaatgtcattgtaggagcatagagttgaaatattaaagaaaaaatatttaaaatactaaaaaaaaaaattgaagtcgtaatataagatatgataatgataatatgatagtgatgatatgataataaagttgtcatttttgttaaattaggttggggggaaaaaagttagattatgggaataaagtcataatattatgagggaaaaaaaatgttacgtatgaagaaggttgaaatatttggaaaatgtccacaaaaaaaacacaccaaaaatgggggggaaaaagagcagacAGCGAAGTTGGTACTTTTTCACcgatgtcacaaagctgaggtgcaatTTATTCCTGAAATAtcaataacttgttagcatacctACACGTGGTGCTTCACAAAATACCAACGCGGCAAAGTTGCAGCCTTTGATTTTTCCCGATGTGATTTCAGCACTAGAAATAAAAGatgcttgtgt of the Dunckerocampus dactyliophorus isolate RoL2022-P2 chromosome 11, RoL_Ddac_1.1, whole genome shotgun sequence genome contains:
- the scyl1 gene encoding N-terminal kinase-like protein isoform X3 yields the protein MWSFFARDPVKDFAYEILPDSPEKSGIWSLHRGKRKSNGEPVSVFVYEVAQGSEQQTQLAKAAFKRMKTLRHPNILAYVDGLETEKSLYLVTEPVTPLAVQLKDSPGELEVSWGLHQIVKALSFLVNDCHLLHNNLGLWAVFVDRAGEWKLGALDHVAPEQGDPSGASLPAPKAVYPDMEKYEPPEAASCSGEKWAGEVWRLGCLVWEVFNGPLNRTSSLRSLGKIPKALVPHYCELVGANPRSRPNPARFLQNCRSPGGFLCNSFVESNLFLEEIQIKEAAEKQQFFQDLSDNLDSFPENFCKHKVLPQLLTAFEFGNAGAVVLTPLFKVGKFLSAEEYQQKIIPVIVKMFSSTDRAMRIRLLQQMEQFIQYLNEAAVNSQIFPHVVHGFTDTNPAIREQTVKSMLLLAPKLNESNLNQELMRHFARLQARDEQGPIRCNTTVCLGKIAFYLNAGTRQRVLISAFSRATKDSFAASRSAGVLGFAATHNYYSLTEIAARILPTLCAITVDPDKSAFKAIRSFLSKLETVSEDPTKLSDIEKDVGSCAQPAGTSSGWTGWAVTGMSSLTSKLIRNTPGTEGGAVAERSGTSSARGGAGTAPSSVEKSPHDPMTTSAASNSVDQSQALHVTDNEEEPGERWDDEEDWGSLEQSEKDDWNTDWSGMTPKKNGSDGGAGRSATTMAGEKQISNWSSSGWDADDSWSNEKEGQGQSSAGEEGWGNDWAEEETDTATASLPEGVRLASEYNWDSGSANKAANQNDLFASVVQRNTTPGDGWGADATGDWATEETWESVDGSQAGLSKAELSKKKREERRKELEAKRAERKAAKGPLKLGARKLD
- the scyl1 gene encoding N-terminal kinase-like protein isoform X1 produces the protein MWSFFARDPVKDFAYEILPDSPEKSGIWSLHRGKRKSNGEPVSVFVYEVAQGSEQQTQLAKAAFKRMKTLRHPNILAYVDGLETEKSLYLVTEPVTPLAVQLKDSPGELEVSWGLHQIVKALSFLVNDCHLLHNNLGLWAVFVDRAGEWKLGALDHVAPEQGDPSGASLPAPKAVYPDMEKYEPPEAASCSGEKWAGEVWRLGCLVWEVFNGPLNRTSSLRSLGKIPKALVPHYCELVGANPRSRPNPARFLQNCRSPGGFLCNSFVESNLFLEEIQIKEAAEKQQFFQDLSDNLDSFPENFCKHKVLPQLLTAFEFGNAGAVVLTPLFKVGKFLSAEEYQQKIIPVIVKMFSSTDRAMRIRLLQQMEQFIQYLNEAAVNSQIFPHVVHGFTDTNPAIREQTVKSMLLLAPKLNESNLNQELMRHFARLQARDEQGPIRCNTTVCLGKIAFYLNAGTRQRVLISAFSRATKDSFAASRSAGVLGFAATHNYYSLTEIAARILPTLCAITVDPDKSVREQAFKAIRSFLSKLETVSEDPTKLSDIEKDVGSCAQPAGTSSGWTGWAVTGMSSLTSKLIRNTPGTEGGAVAERSGTSSARGGAGTAPSSVEKSPHDPMTTSAASNSVDQSQALHVTDNEEEPGERWDDEEDWGSLEQSEKDDWNTDWSGMTPKKNGSDGGAGRSATTMAGEKQISNWSSSGWDADDSWSNEKEGQGQSSAGEEGWGNDWAEEETDTATASLPEGVRLASEYNWDSGSANKAANQNDLFASVVQRNTTPGDGWGADATGDWATEETWESVDGSQAGLSKAELSKKKREERRKELEAKRAERKAAKGPLKLGARKLD
- the scyl1 gene encoding N-terminal kinase-like protein isoform X2: MWSFFARDPVKDFAYEILPDSPEKSGIWSLHRGKRKSNGEPVSVFVYEVAQGSEQQTQLAKAAFKRMKTLRHPNILAYVDGLETEKSLYLVTEPVTPLAVQLKDSPGELEVSWGLHQIVKALSFLVNDCHLLHNNLGLWAVFVDRAGEWKLGALDHVAPEQGDPSGASLPAPKAVYPDMEKYEPPEAASCSGEKWAGEVWRLGCLVWEVFNGPLNRTSSLRSLGKIPKALVPHYCELVGANPRSRPNPARFLQNCRSPGGFLCNSFVESNLFLEEIQIKEAAEKQQFFQDLSDNLDSFPENFCKHKVLPQLLTAFEFGNAGAVVLTPLFKVGKFLSAEEYQQKIIPVIVKMFSSTDRAMRIRLLQQMEQFIQYLNEAAVNSQIFPHVVHGFTDTNPAIREQTVKSMLLLAPKLNESNLNQELMRHFARLQARDEQGPIRCNTTVCLGKIAFYLNAGTRQRVLISAFSRATKDSFAASRSAGVLGFAATHNYYSLTEIAARILPTLCAITVDPDKSVREQAFKAIRSFLSKLETVSEDPTKLSDIEKDVGSCAQPAGTSSGWTGWAVTGMSSLTSKLIRNTPGTEGGAVAERSGTSSARGGAGTAPSSVEKSPHDPMTTSAASNSVDQSQALHVTDNEEEPGERWDDEEDWGSLEQSEKDDWNTDWSGMTPKKNGSDGGAGRSATTMAGEKQISNWSSSGWDADDSWSNEKEGQGQSSAGEEGWGNDWAEEETDTATASLPEGVRLASEYNWDSGSANKAANQNDLFASVVQRNTTPGDGWGADATGDWATEETWESVDGSQGLSKAELSKKKREERRKELEAKRAERKAAKGPLKLGARKLD